A window of Candidatus Woesearchaeota archaeon genomic DNA:
CCACCTCTTCATTGTTCTCAGTTGTTCTACATCATTACTGTAAATCTCCCGCAAATCCTTAATCCCAAAGTACGCGGTGATGATACGCTCAAGACCCAGCCCCCACGCGAGAACAGGAATCTCCTCGCCAAGCAAAGGATAGGTTACCTCCGGGCGAAAAATTCCTGACCCGCCCATTTCAATCCACTCTTTTCGCCGCGCATCAAAAACCTCCGTTTCTATACTGGGCTCGGTGTAAGGAAAGTGAGCCGGCCGCATCCTCACCTTTGCAAAGCCCATCTTCCTGTAGAACGCCGATAAATACCCCTTCAAATGCTGCAAGTTCGCTTCGGGATCGACAACAATACCCTCTACTTGATGAAACTCAAAAAGATGCTTCCAGTCAAGCGCCTCGTTCCTATACACCTTTCCAATACTGAAAAACTTCGCTGGCAAATCCTTCTTTGACAAGCCAGCCAGCGTCCTCGCACTCAACACCGTCGTGTGCGTTCGTAACAACAATTCTCGCGCCTTCTCTACACGCCACGGCTCCCTCCAGCCCGTGCTGCCCGTTCCTCCGCCATTTTCATGAACGGCCTTAACTCTTGATGCCAGACGCTTCGGCACGTGTCCCTTCGAGGGATCTTTCAAGTAAAACGTGTCTTGCATCTCCCTCGCGGGGTGATCTTGAGGAATAAACAACGCATCCATGTTCCAAAACGCCGTCTGCACCACGCCTCCTTCCATTTCAACAAACCCCATGTCAAGCCAGATGCGCCGAACATACTCTATTGCCTCATTGACGAAATGCACCCTGCCCTCATAGCGAGGCTTGACATTCACGCGAACATCAAACGCTCGAAACGACTTGCCCTTCCACGAACCATTCTTCAACATCGAAGAAGACAAACGCTCAACCAACTCCTCTGCAGGAGCGATCTTGGCGACACGAACGCCAAGCAAGGTCGGCTTAGCAAACCGTTCCTTACGCACAACCTTCTCCGCGTACCCCTTAAGCCCGACAAGGTAGCGCACGCTCTCCACCACCTCCTTCGGTACAGAGGCGACAGGTATGCACCAATCATGCTTTGCTGCAAACTCAAGCGCGGCCTTCCCCTTATACAACGATAACGGCTGCGCAGCACTCCACCGAAAAGAAGGAGGATCAGCGAATCGATCAAATGTCACTTCCTTCTTTAAAGCCCCCAATACCGCACCTACAGCGCCTTTGTCAAACGAGGGCAAAACCTTCGCTACATCAGCAAGGGGCAAGACGCCGCGCTCTTTAAGCGCTTCTTTTGCAAAATCTTCAGGAACCCTCCCCCCGGCCCGAAACGCCTCCTTCCCTTTCTCCGATATTGTAACAAACTCTTGCTCTTCAACTTCCGACGTGATAAGTTTTTTGTTATCGAGCCATTGCAGCGCCCGCATAACCTCAACCTGACTCAAACCCGTCTTCGCAACCAACGCTGTCAAACTCTTGCGCGCATCAAGGTTGCTAAGAACCGCCCGCTCAAGGGGAGTAAGCTGGGAAACGATCATTCGTGCTTCATCCACAGGAGCTTTTGCCGCATCCTTTTTCATACACGCAACAACCACATAGCTGTATTTAAATATGTTGGTCGAGAAGGAACGCGCGCCTCCCGCCCCATGGACCTTCCACTCACTCACGGCTGCCGGCGCGGCGCAGCGCATTCACCCACGACAAGCAAATGCTACGAAGTTCCAACGGAGACACCGACTGGCCGCCCAAGGTAAGGTCTGGAAAGACCTCCCTCCCCCGATTTCTGGCCTGCTCTGCTTCTCTGGCGACAACGGAAAGATA
This region includes:
- a CDS encoding phenylalanine--tRNA ligase subunit alpha; translation: MRCAAPAAVSEWKVHGAGGARSFSTNIFKYSYVVVACMKKDAAKAPVDEARMIVSQLTPLERAVLSNLDARKSLTALVAKTGLSQVEVMRALQWLDNKKLITSEVEEQEFVTISEKGKEAFRAGGRVPEDFAKEALKERGVLPLADVAKVLPSFDKGAVGAVLGALKKEVTFDRFADPPSFRWSAAQPLSLYKGKAALEFAAKHDWCIPVASVPKEVVESVRYLVGLKGYAEKVVRKERFAKPTLLGVRVAKIAPAEELVERLSSSMLKNGSWKGKSFRAFDVRVNVKPRYEGRVHFVNEAIEYVRRIWLDMGFVEMEGGVVQTAFWNMDALFIPQDHPAREMQDTFYLKDPSKGHVPKRLASRVKAVHENGGGTGSTGWREPWRVEKARELLLRTHTTVLSARTLAGLSKKDLPAKFFSIGKVYRNEALDWKHLFEFHQVEGIVVDPEANLQHLKGYLSAFYRKMGFAKVRMRPAHFPYTEPSIETEVFDARRKEWIEMGGSGIFRPEVTYPLLGEEIPVLAWGLGLERIITAYFGIKDLREIYSNDVEQLRTMKRWLQR